In Sesamum indicum cultivar Zhongzhi No. 13 linkage group LG8, S_indicum_v1.0, whole genome shotgun sequence, the sequence aggagtaatgtgcttattttcaatattacaggAGAATAAATTGCTACTCAccctttttaaatattaatttttaaaatcccatttttcaatttcaaaataataatatattactaacGGCGCCGATTATGActttaagaaataaagaaaagatagGGCGAGTTTCACTCATGGTATGTCAACGTTCTATGTTTTACAATTCCATCATTTGGCTTATGTTTTTCGTGTAGCATTCAAATCAAATGACTCTAATACTTTCacatatattatgaataattttttttttaaaatgtgatgtgttggtttatatattttatttttaattataatattttttaacttttaagatgtaaaatttatttattatatgcacgtagaAACGATATACTACAAcagtaatatttatatatacatatatatatttatttattttatgcgagtatttatatataaataagccGGTGAAGTCCTAAAATGAAGGGAGTTAAAATAGAAGTTAGATTGATAAAGTAGATGAGTGAAAGAGAGTGGACAAATGTTTTGcctatataaataattaatgaatacctttatcatgatttatattcattcaacaattaaatatacttcataaaaaaattcaatatatactataaaaaattaattattatctataCCATAAGGTACCAcagattaaaatttaataaatcagtCTTATTTACTGCGGTCAGACAAAACTATtttgaaaacttaaattttgaccacAAGTAATCaacatttgttttaattaagatgtaataaatattttgatttcgtGTGCAGAAACAACGGTATAGTTGTTGTTCAATCGtgcttaattaatatttgtcacgactttttacttttaacctGAATTAACCATATTTCTTCTAGATGGTAATTGGACAATCATTCATCTatcctttttaaaaaataacgatAAAGAAATGCACAACGACAACTTCACATAACTAACTTTGTAATCCAAATATGTAACCAACCAGCAATTAACGATCAAGTACATAAACAAACATGTTTATATATCCGCTCTCTCTACATATAATCTAATTGACTATGTTTAAGATTACGTTAGTATATAGAAGGAGCTGCTCAATCCTTAATTTATCCTTGTATTTTCGTAATAAGTTATAATACATATCTTCACACAATAtcgtaatttgaaaaaaatattcatgcatttttcactattttttaaatagtttatttatatcaaaattcagattccCACtccatttaatttcttttaaataaaacaaaatgaactGGAACCCAAACTTTGCAGCCGAATGGGGTTGGGCCCAATTGCTATCTTTCTTTCCAGGCAACATCGCTTCCATGTACGTTTCttcagcttttttttttttttttttccctagaaaaaaaagtttttatgaaaatttcaatttatttctgattttttttaatttatgtaatttatcttaaaatacTTGATAAAGCTTCATcctattcaaaatttcaaatataatttacttattaaccaattgatatatttctttttaccaATTATCAATTGTACGTCcaacaattatatatgaacatttattaactttacaaataatatttgacaGTCTATTCCCGGATTATGTTCACATTTACTTAGTAATATAAGAAGGGACGGATCAATTTACTTTGGTTTGGAGAAGTTATAGGAAATGTGACGTTTCTTTTGTCAGAAATGTCAATATTTTGGTTCCAAATTACATGATCCTTGACTTCCTTGAAAATCCACTACATTTTGTTTTCAACGGAATGTACTTAACTACGAGAACCACGTTTGATATTCAGATAGAACATGAGGACTATGAAATTTGAGGGACTGAATGCAAATTAATATAGATGGAGGCAGGAAGAACATAAATATCAtctttgtttggatttgtattctCACgtgttttttgaaataagataaaacatactcaatatttattttaatgttttttcaccttattgtttgtttttctatttttcaactttctatatataatatatatatatacataaatataaaacagatattatttgacaataaacagtaatttttatcttcaaaaaatacaacattaaatataaaatatttatatataaaaatatatgatttgtcaaataacagtgatttttgtctcccaaatcctaATATCatacctacaccacttattttaaaataccccaaaacataaatccaaacatatcatctattttcaacacacacttacttatttatatttttctctttctattttcaaaatacaaaacaaaacaactaaaacacaaatccaaacacaattaGGTTTCCTGGGTGCAACAAGTCAGGGTACTGTATACATGACAACTAATATCATGAAGctataaatatctatatatgtgaCACCGTCATGTTCATATTTGACAAAAACTGCATGCATGCTGGCGTAGCCTTCCTTATCTAAAGTTTCCTTGTCGTTCCCAAGACCCAAATTTTGCCTATAAAACGGCTTGTTGGGAAATGCAAATCTGAAAGCTTAAGTTCATTTAGTCAATTTGATGATAATGGAGGGTACTACAGGTGAGGGGAGTTCGGGCAAACTGGAGAGAAAGACCATAGAAAAAAATCGAAGGAATCTGATGAAGAGTCTTTGCTTCAAGCTGGTTTCCTTAATCCCTCCACCTCATCGCCATTTCGACTCATCAAAGGTCTGTCTGTCTGTCTTGTGTGTCTCTGtatgtacacacacacacacacaaacacaaacgtatattaataattatgtctGTTTTGTGAGAGGTTTAATAAATGGAACGAAACATGAATTTATGTTAGTAAACTAAAATTAGTAGCAGAAAATCAGGTATATATGTAAGTTGCTCTTGTAGCTATATAGCTCGCTAGATTTAAGTTTTCTGTAATGGTAttgtttatattctttttttgggtgaaatgaAAGTTTTCTATTCATCCAATAATATTTACATTGTATTCCGGGCATACCCGGAAAGATACAAAAAACACACGCTAAAGTTTAAAGAATAGTTAAACCGTGTGGAAAAAGTGCCAAAAAGATCCTATACAATGTGATCTTAGGATCTTGACAGAAATAATAAGCCCTTCGGGACAGGGTTTTGTAGCCTCAAAGATGATTTCATTGCGGTGCCTATATTTTAACCATTGATATTGGGTAATATGCATCATTCTAAATATAGgagataatttattaaatcatttttcatcggaattttttttctcattagaCATATCCGAGGAagtaaaatgcatttaaccCAATTATAGCATGATCATATCTCTTTTTCTTACCATCCATGCATGGCTTCGACGATATTAGGAGAAacatactaaaaaaaattcatttgctTGAAACTTAACCACAAAGTTAAATTTGGACATTTtgcttaattttcttaaactttgaattaaattttagacaTATACACTAATTTACCAAGCATGCAGGTGGAGGAGTTGTCGCAGAAGGATCAGGTGGAGCAGGCGACTACCTACATCAAGCTATTGACACAAAGAGTTGAAGAAATGAGGAGAAGAAAATCACAAGCTCTGATGACAGCGAGTGCGAGTACTAGTATTATGGGTGGATCAAAGTTGCCAGTTCTGGAAATACGAGAATTAGGTTCGAATTTGGAGGTGGTTTTGATCAGTGGGCTCTGCAAAACTTTCATGCTGCATCAAATTATTAGCATACTCCAAGAAGAAGGAGCTGAAGTCGTCAATGTTAATGTCTCCAACATTGCTGGCCAGACTTTCCATACAATCCATGCTCAGGTACACTTGATTAATTGCCATGTGTAATATATTACATGAGATtggttaatttcttttcttggacaTGACATCATAATTCAGTACTCACCATTGTGCAATTTATTTGAGTGATTTGAACTAGAATTTTCTTGCTGTAAATCTAGTGCACCACGTCGACAAATGAAAATCTTgtgttgtaataaaatttgcaGCATATTTGTGCGTAGTtgtggtttatatatatattgaatatttcGGTTGGTAGATTTGGTACAAAAATGCTAATTAAAACCTGGTTCATGTTGATGGCAGGTGAAAGTTCCGAGGGTTGGTGTGGACACTTCGGGAATACGTATGAGGATACAGGAGTTGATTTCTTAGAGCTAGCATATTTATTACAGCTCCTGTTTGTTTGCATGGATGATATTGTTATTACAATATGTGAACAAATGATTAAGCATTGTGTTGCGTCTTCTAGCTGCtggttataattacaatatgtGAGTCAGTAATTATGAGTTTAAGGTTTGGCTGACAGAGAAGTGTTGTATGATGGTGTAATATATGTTCCCTTAATGTATTGATGTATCGATCTATacgtttcttgaaatttttatcatataacaaatgagtgaaagatataaaatagttgtaaatagtttgatttgttttagGTTTTTACATTGATCAtgtatcaaaattcaaaaaattaaattaatgatcaaatatttcttcggtagaaatttgtatattgtattttcaatCCTGCAATTATGTGTgtaatt encodes:
- the LOC105168711 gene encoding uncharacterized protein LOC105168711, whose translation is MIMEGTTGEGSSGKLERKTIEKNRRNLMKSLCFKLVSLIPPPHRHFDSSKVEELSQKDQVEQATTYIKLLTQRVEEMRRRKSQALMTASASTSIMGGSKLPVLEIRELGSNLEVVLISGLCKTFMLHQIISILQEEGAEVVNVNVSNIAGQTFHTIHAQVKVPRVGVDTSGIRMRIQELIS